A single Tachypleus tridentatus isolate NWPU-2018 chromosome 9, ASM421037v1, whole genome shotgun sequence DNA region contains:
- the LOC143226741 gene encoding signal-induced proliferation-associated 1-like protein 1 isoform X2: MADVPSTIEESSFPTKDELTSDVLRACTAEYYKEICRSAYVYKNGCMTQISEPLHTTNNVPIKLQTSQLKQSFENCTIRTTSGSLIQCNPHLQNDGPHRTLSERMNKVSVTTQRPGCKVSLHRSNSNLEIEHRRERFSDRTVSAHGNFGSTSSLGVKNGANEGFFSMLKEFKPGHTDQRSDGPARLQDVLIGKVDPPPASQNASNTLVHSTGSLEDCQSPTLKSKLYKLWDMREKVKMLNAETIFFKKVRNKVDTSTNLGTHGSHVSLDSDCRLEEKMRKKAFAHYDCQSIGVDLSTAATVVCKLVTRRCNTSTGASAASVISKLQYSHGGDGGVLMKYLDPGDGRCNDLVLSCSFFRNELCGEKVKMVSLNRLSHRLNQKNSSTTVSGSTTYYRPLSAYGLSVLEKTDSIRWKKRCCPYQRFSFPIEKTDTGALYYRQYFLNQEHQNWFGIDENLGPIAISIRREKVNESTKNGSCSPSQPQFQYRLIVRTSEVRTLRGSVLEEAIPSHFRSSIQRGPLAREVLEYITPEIQLSSLRLGLSGSQTQEQLLKLDEQMVSKTYKVGILYCKSGQSLEEEMYNNEFSGSAFEEFLELIGKRVRLKGFDKYAGGLDNKTDASGLYSIYSSYQNREIMFHVSTMLPYTPNNKQQVLRKRHIGNDVVTIVFQEPGALPFTPKNIRSNFQHVFIVVKAVDPCTVSTTYRVAVSRSKEVPAFGPPIPSDGTFPKSKSFVDFLLAKVINAEEAAHQSEKFVTMIQRTRFEWLKDLATDHVSNTTVDTGPKFSIPSFGSKKKERNRSRFIPDSFIQGAISWKVQVEDFEEICKINCLLGISAHTIVLIEESTKEIIFACPSASVLGWSSHTGCLKIFYHQGECVVLITRDPDIDEIQEIVSRLTCVTAGCETQELILRRNGQRQIGFHVQFEGVVTEVESHGPAWQAGLRKGSRLLEICKIPVATLLYDQMADLLQTSLMVSVTVVPPLSSGLPRRGCGLKNCRYLTMDIGEKNENVGCTPNQTSIFTQIQPFMHQENPSSQMNKSTSQSLAQINQPTRDPGQELLAECTGDPKVTNINDGLVEPPSKISEQLQAVDLCCEERSLPPSVSLQPSKNSAFTQVLSCQPPPPPPKPPRLHAPIALPSDKRGTAGLFMSRSELSLSQIGSAQHSYPSSGSSALRRRGVLSALGFDVKPSQSHDSIYGSVFANEAGRESPVPFSSLPSHFQEKGSEDSYLLVPSSVVEPPRLRKRVRSNKIKKPPCDGSWNYQKDLLKLIDPDSLEDSGCEVVGSEPSSGQSDCTSTPCSSLERCRNARDTEHLCSNPPEDELITTRACVAHVIPTTLVLSTVDKDLSTEKERYSSVDSHENLVNTLQTSVPLSSSKELDWSSLVHATSIRTESNIVNCKEDSESGSQQISQLQKKVRKLEEDLVKEQSQTAVLEKQMKQLQLENQRLHQESQLVVAKLNKISKMVLPPQQCL, from the exons ATGGCTGATGTTCCCAGTACAATAGAAGAAAGCAGTTTTCCCACGAAGGATGAGCTGACATCAGATGTACTCCGTGCTTGCACTGCAGAATACTACAAAGAAATTTGTAGATCAGCTTATGTGTATAAGAACGGATGTATGACTCAGATAAGTGAACCTTTGCATACAACAAATAATGTGCCCATTAAACTACAAACCTCACAGTTAAAACAATCTTTTGAAAATTGTACTATACGTACAACGtctggaagtctgatacagtgtaATCCCCATCTTCAGAACGATGGCCCACACCGAACTCTCAGTGAAAGAATGAATAAGGTATCAGTTACCACACAACGACCTGGGTGTAAGGTTTCATTACACCGAAGTAATAGTAACTTGGAGATAGAGCACAGAAGAGAAAGGTTTTCAGATAGAACAGTGAGTGCTCATGGAAACTTTGGTAGCACTTCATCTTTAGGTGTAAAAAATGGTGCAAATGAAGGTTTCTTCTCCATGCTAAAAGAGTTTAAACCTGGTCATACTGACCAGAGAAGTGATGGACCTGCTAGGTTACAGGATGTTTTGATTGGTAAAGTTGACCCTCCTCCAGCTTCCCAGAATGCCTCGAATACTTTAGTTCACAGTACAGGTAGTTTAGAAGATTGCCAGAGCCCTACCCTGAAATCAAAACTGTACAAATTATGGGACATGAGAGAGAAAGTCAAAATGCTCAATGCAGAGACAATATTTTTTAAGAAAGTGAGAAATAAAGTGGATACAAGTACAAACTTGGGGACACATGGTTCTCATGTGTCGCTAGATTCTGACTGCAGACTTGAAGAGAAAATGAGGAAAAAAGCATTTGCTCACTATGATTGTCAAAGCATTGGTGTTGATTTGAGCACTGCTGCTACAGTAGTGTGCAAGTTGGTAACTCGCAGGTGCAATACTTCTACTGGTGCTTCTGCAGCATCTGTGATAAGCAAACTGCAGTACAGTCACGGCGGAGACGGGGGTGTTTTGATGAAATATCTGGATCCGGGAGACGGACGTTGCAACGACCTTGTTCTGAGTTGTTCTTTTTTTCGGAATGAGCTCTGTGGTGAAAAGGTGAAAATGGTTAGTTTAAATAGGTTAAGTCACAGACTGAACCAGAAGAATTCATCAACAACTGTTTCTGGTTCAACTACCTATTATAGGCCTTTGTCAGCATATGGTTTATCAGTTCTTGAAAAAACTGATAGCATCAGGTGGAAGAAGCGTTGTTGTCCATATCAACGTTTTTCCTTCCCTATAGAAAAAACTGACACTGGAGCCCTTTACTACAGGCAGTATTTTTTAAATCAGG AGCATCAGAACTGGTTTGGTATAGATGAAAATCTTGGGCCTATAGCAATCAGTATTCGACGGGAAAAGGTGaatgaaagtacaaaaaatggaAGCTGTTCGCCATCACAACCACAGTTTCAGTATCGTTTAATTGTTCGGACAAGCGAA GTAAGGACTTTGCGAGGGTCTGTATTGGAAGAAGCAATTCCTTCACATTTTCGGTCTAGTATCCAGCGTGGACCACTTGCTAGAGAAGTGTTAGAATACATAACTCCAGAGATACAGCTGTCATCTCTGAGGTTGGGTTTGTCTGGAAGTCAGACCCAAGAACAACTTTTGAAACTTGATGAACAGATG GTGTCTAAAACATACAAAGTTGGAATACTGTATTGTAAGTCAGGCCAGTCCTTGGAAgaagaaatgtataataatg AATTTTCTGGATCCGCCTTTGAAGAATTCCTCGAGTTAATCGGAAAGCGGGTGAGATTAAAAGGATTTGACAAGTACGCGGGAGGATTAGATAATAAAA CAGATGCAAGTGGCCTGTATTCCATCTATTCGTCCTATCAAAATCGTGAGATCATGTTTCATGTGTCAACCATGTTACCTTACACTCCAAACAACAAACAGCAG GTGCTGAGGAAACGACATATTGGAAATGATGTTGTTACCATTGTATTCCAAGAACCTGGTGCCCTTCCCTTCACACCAAAAAACATTCGTTCAAACTTTCAACACGTGTTCATAGTTGTGAAAGCTGTGGATCCATGCACTGTCAGTACAACATACAG AGTGGCTGTTAGTCGATCCAAAGAAGTCCCAGCTTTTGGGCCTCCAATTCCATCTGATGGAACTTTTCCAAAGTCCAAGTCTTTTGTTGACTTTCTCCTAGCAAAAG TCATCAATGCAGAAGAGGCAGCTCATCAGTCAGAAAAGTTTGTTACCATGATCCAAAGAACAAGATTTGAATGGCTGAAAGATCTTGCAACGGACCATGTCAGTAATACCACAGTGGACACTGGGCCCAAATTTT CTATACCCTCGTTTggtagtaaaaaaaaagaacgtAATCGATCAAGATTTATTCCAGACAGTTTCATTCAGGGAGCCATATCCTGGAAGGTGCag GTTGAAGATTTTGAGGAAATTTGTAAGATCAACTGTCTGCTGGGAATATCGGCACACACCATTGTGTTGATTGAAGAAAGCACAAAAGAAATTATCTTTGCATGTCCTTCAGCTTCAGTTCTTGGATGGTCATCTCATACAGGCTG TTTGAAGATATTTTACCATCAAGGAGAGTGTGTTGTTCTGATCACCAGGGATCCAGACATTGATGAGATACAGGAGATTGTTAGTCGCTTAACTTGTGTAACTGCTGGATGTGAG acaCAAGAACTGATTCTTAGAAGGAATGGTCAGAGACAAATTGGATTTCATGTTCAATTTGAGGGTGTTGTTACTGAGGTAGAAAGCCATGGTCCTGCATGGCAGGCTGGACTGAGGAAAGGAAGTCGTTTATTAGAG ATCTGTAAGATACCTGTGGCCACTCTGCTTTATGACCAGATGGCAGATTTGCTTCAAACTTCATTAATGGTATCTGTAACTGTGGTTCCTCCTCTTTCCAGTGGACTTCCTCGCAG GGGCTGTGGACTAAAGAACTGTCGTTACCTGACCATGGACATTGGggagaaaaatgaaaatgttggATGCACACCGAACCAGACATCCATTTTCACCCAGATTCAACCATTTATGCATCAAGAAAATCCGAGCAGTCAAATGAACAAGTCCACTAG CCAATCTCTTgcccaaatcaaccaaccaactcgTGACCCTGGTCAGGAACTTCTTGCAGAATGTACAGGTGATCCCAAG gtCACTAACATCAATGATGGACTAGTGGAGCCACCTAGTAAAATAAGTGAACAACTGCAAGCTGTTGATTTGTGCTGTGAGGAGAGGTCACTTCCTCCATCAGTCTCTCTTCAGCCTTCAAAGAACAGTGCTTTCACTCAAGTGTTGTCGTGCCAGCCTCCACCACCACCACCTAAACCTCCCCGACTGCATGCTCCCATAGCTTTACCCAGTGATAAGAGAGGGACAGCAGGACTGTTCATGTCCCGCAGTGAGCTGTCCTTGTCTCAGATTGGATCTGCCCAACACTCGTACCCTTCTTCAGGATCTTCGGCTCTTCGAAGGAGAGGTGTATTGTCTGCTCTTGGCTTTGATGTTAAACCATCACAATCCCACGATTCTATATACGGGTCAG tttttgcaAATGAAGCTGGAAGGGAAAGTCCTGTTCCATTCAGCAGTCTTCCTTCACACTTCCAAGAAAAGGGCAGTGAAGATAGCTACTTATTGGTACCTTCATCTGTGGTAGAACCACCAAG GTTACGAAAAAGAGTTCGTTCTAACAAGATAAAGAAGCCTCCATGTGACGGTAGTTGGAACTATCAGAAGGATTTACTGAAGCTTATTGATCCAGATTCTCTAGAAGATAGTGGGTGTGAG GTAGTTGGCTCGGAGCCCTCATCTGGTCAGTCGGATTGTACGTCTACACCTTGTTCTTCATTGGAGCGTTGCAGAAATGCTCGTGACACTGAACATTTGTGTAGTAATCCTCCAGAGGATGAGTTGATAACAACCAGAGCTTGTGTGGCTCATGTTATTCCCACAACTTTAGTTTTGTCGACAGTTGACAAAGATTTATCTACTGAAAAAGAAAG ATATTCATCAGTTGATTCACATGAAAACCTTGTCAACACCTTACAAACTTCAGTTCCTCTGTCATCTTCTAAAGAGTTGGATTGGTCAAGTCTTGTACATGCAACCTCCATACGTACAGAAAGCAATA TAGTGAACTGTAAAGAAGACAGTGAAAG TGGTTCCCAGCAAATCTCTCAACTTCAAAAGAAAGTCAGAAAACTTGAAGAAGATCTGGTTAAG GAACAAAGTCAAACAGCCGTTCTGGAAAAACAGATGAAGCAGCTGCAACTTGAAAACCAAAGGCTTCATCAAGAATCCCAGCTTGTGGTTGCCAAACTTAATAAGATCAGTAAGATGGTTCTGCCTCCACAACAGTGTTTGTAA
- the LOC143226741 gene encoding signal-induced proliferation-associated 1-like protein 1 isoform X1, whose product MADVPSTIEESSFPTKDELTSDVLRACTAEYYKEICRSAYVYKNGCMTQISEPLHTTNNVPIKLQTSQLKQSFENCTIRTTSGSLIQCNPHLQNDGPHRTLSERMNKVSVTTQRPGCKVSLHRSNSNLEIEHRRERFSDRTVSAHGNFGSTSSLGVKNGANEGFFSMLKEFKPGHTDQRSDGPARLQDVLIGKVDPPPASQNASNTLVHSTGSLEDCQSPTLKSKLYKLWDMREKVKMLNAETIFFKKVRNKVDTSTNLGTHGSHVSLDSDCRLEEKMRKKAFAHYDCQSIGVDLSTAATVVCKLVTRRCNTSTGASAASVISKLQYSHGGDGGVLMKYLDPGDGRCNDLVLSCSFFRNELCGEKVKMVSLNRLSHRLNQKNSSTTVSGSTTYYRPLSAYGLSVLEKTDSIRWKKRCCPYQRFSFPIEKTDTGALYYRQYFLNQEHQNWFGIDENLGPIAISIRREKVNESTKNGSCSPSQPQFQYRLIVRTSEVRTLRGSVLEEAIPSHFRSSIQRGPLAREVLEYITPEIQLSSLRLGLSGSQTQEQLLKLDEQMVSKTYKVGILYCKSGQSLEEEMYNNEFSGSAFEEFLELIGKRVRLKGFDKYAGGLDNKTDASGLYSIYSSYQNREIMFHVSTMLPYTPNNKQQVLRKRHIGNDVVTIVFQEPGALPFTPKNIRSNFQHVFIVVKAVDPCTVSTTYRVAVSRSKEVPAFGPPIPSDGTFPKSKSFVDFLLAKVINAEEAAHQSEKFVTMIQRTRFEWLKDLATDHVSNTTVDTGPKFSIPSFGSKKKERNRSRFIPDSFIQGAISWKVQVEDFEEICKINCLLGISAHTIVLIEESTKEIIFACPSASVLGWSSHTGCLKIFYHQGECVVLITRDPDIDEIQEIVSRLTCVTAGCETQELILRRNGQRQIGFHVQFEGVVTEVESHGPAWQAGLRKGSRLLEICKIPVATLLYDQMADLLQTSLMVSVTVVPPLSSGLPRRGCGLKNCRYLTMDIGEKNENVGCTPNQTSIFTQIQPFMHQENPSSQMNKSTSVYFDSQSLAQINQPTRDPGQELLAECTGDPKVTNINDGLVEPPSKISEQLQAVDLCCEERSLPPSVSLQPSKNSAFTQVLSCQPPPPPPKPPRLHAPIALPSDKRGTAGLFMSRSELSLSQIGSAQHSYPSSGSSALRRRGVLSALGFDVKPSQSHDSIYGSVFANEAGRESPVPFSSLPSHFQEKGSEDSYLLVPSSVVEPPRLRKRVRSNKIKKPPCDGSWNYQKDLLKLIDPDSLEDSGCEVVGSEPSSGQSDCTSTPCSSLERCRNARDTEHLCSNPPEDELITTRACVAHVIPTTLVLSTVDKDLSTEKERYSSVDSHENLVNTLQTSVPLSSSKELDWSSLVHATSIRTESNIVNCKEDSESGSQQISQLQKKVRKLEEDLVKEQSQTAVLEKQMKQLQLENQRLHQESQLVVAKLNKISKMVLPPQQCL is encoded by the exons ATGGCTGATGTTCCCAGTACAATAGAAGAAAGCAGTTTTCCCACGAAGGATGAGCTGACATCAGATGTACTCCGTGCTTGCACTGCAGAATACTACAAAGAAATTTGTAGATCAGCTTATGTGTATAAGAACGGATGTATGACTCAGATAAGTGAACCTTTGCATACAACAAATAATGTGCCCATTAAACTACAAACCTCACAGTTAAAACAATCTTTTGAAAATTGTACTATACGTACAACGtctggaagtctgatacagtgtaATCCCCATCTTCAGAACGATGGCCCACACCGAACTCTCAGTGAAAGAATGAATAAGGTATCAGTTACCACACAACGACCTGGGTGTAAGGTTTCATTACACCGAAGTAATAGTAACTTGGAGATAGAGCACAGAAGAGAAAGGTTTTCAGATAGAACAGTGAGTGCTCATGGAAACTTTGGTAGCACTTCATCTTTAGGTGTAAAAAATGGTGCAAATGAAGGTTTCTTCTCCATGCTAAAAGAGTTTAAACCTGGTCATACTGACCAGAGAAGTGATGGACCTGCTAGGTTACAGGATGTTTTGATTGGTAAAGTTGACCCTCCTCCAGCTTCCCAGAATGCCTCGAATACTTTAGTTCACAGTACAGGTAGTTTAGAAGATTGCCAGAGCCCTACCCTGAAATCAAAACTGTACAAATTATGGGACATGAGAGAGAAAGTCAAAATGCTCAATGCAGAGACAATATTTTTTAAGAAAGTGAGAAATAAAGTGGATACAAGTACAAACTTGGGGACACATGGTTCTCATGTGTCGCTAGATTCTGACTGCAGACTTGAAGAGAAAATGAGGAAAAAAGCATTTGCTCACTATGATTGTCAAAGCATTGGTGTTGATTTGAGCACTGCTGCTACAGTAGTGTGCAAGTTGGTAACTCGCAGGTGCAATACTTCTACTGGTGCTTCTGCAGCATCTGTGATAAGCAAACTGCAGTACAGTCACGGCGGAGACGGGGGTGTTTTGATGAAATATCTGGATCCGGGAGACGGACGTTGCAACGACCTTGTTCTGAGTTGTTCTTTTTTTCGGAATGAGCTCTGTGGTGAAAAGGTGAAAATGGTTAGTTTAAATAGGTTAAGTCACAGACTGAACCAGAAGAATTCATCAACAACTGTTTCTGGTTCAACTACCTATTATAGGCCTTTGTCAGCATATGGTTTATCAGTTCTTGAAAAAACTGATAGCATCAGGTGGAAGAAGCGTTGTTGTCCATATCAACGTTTTTCCTTCCCTATAGAAAAAACTGACACTGGAGCCCTTTACTACAGGCAGTATTTTTTAAATCAGG AGCATCAGAACTGGTTTGGTATAGATGAAAATCTTGGGCCTATAGCAATCAGTATTCGACGGGAAAAGGTGaatgaaagtacaaaaaatggaAGCTGTTCGCCATCACAACCACAGTTTCAGTATCGTTTAATTGTTCGGACAAGCGAA GTAAGGACTTTGCGAGGGTCTGTATTGGAAGAAGCAATTCCTTCACATTTTCGGTCTAGTATCCAGCGTGGACCACTTGCTAGAGAAGTGTTAGAATACATAACTCCAGAGATACAGCTGTCATCTCTGAGGTTGGGTTTGTCTGGAAGTCAGACCCAAGAACAACTTTTGAAACTTGATGAACAGATG GTGTCTAAAACATACAAAGTTGGAATACTGTATTGTAAGTCAGGCCAGTCCTTGGAAgaagaaatgtataataatg AATTTTCTGGATCCGCCTTTGAAGAATTCCTCGAGTTAATCGGAAAGCGGGTGAGATTAAAAGGATTTGACAAGTACGCGGGAGGATTAGATAATAAAA CAGATGCAAGTGGCCTGTATTCCATCTATTCGTCCTATCAAAATCGTGAGATCATGTTTCATGTGTCAACCATGTTACCTTACACTCCAAACAACAAACAGCAG GTGCTGAGGAAACGACATATTGGAAATGATGTTGTTACCATTGTATTCCAAGAACCTGGTGCCCTTCCCTTCACACCAAAAAACATTCGTTCAAACTTTCAACACGTGTTCATAGTTGTGAAAGCTGTGGATCCATGCACTGTCAGTACAACATACAG AGTGGCTGTTAGTCGATCCAAAGAAGTCCCAGCTTTTGGGCCTCCAATTCCATCTGATGGAACTTTTCCAAAGTCCAAGTCTTTTGTTGACTTTCTCCTAGCAAAAG TCATCAATGCAGAAGAGGCAGCTCATCAGTCAGAAAAGTTTGTTACCATGATCCAAAGAACAAGATTTGAATGGCTGAAAGATCTTGCAACGGACCATGTCAGTAATACCACAGTGGACACTGGGCCCAAATTTT CTATACCCTCGTTTggtagtaaaaaaaaagaacgtAATCGATCAAGATTTATTCCAGACAGTTTCATTCAGGGAGCCATATCCTGGAAGGTGCag GTTGAAGATTTTGAGGAAATTTGTAAGATCAACTGTCTGCTGGGAATATCGGCACACACCATTGTGTTGATTGAAGAAAGCACAAAAGAAATTATCTTTGCATGTCCTTCAGCTTCAGTTCTTGGATGGTCATCTCATACAGGCTG TTTGAAGATATTTTACCATCAAGGAGAGTGTGTTGTTCTGATCACCAGGGATCCAGACATTGATGAGATACAGGAGATTGTTAGTCGCTTAACTTGTGTAACTGCTGGATGTGAG acaCAAGAACTGATTCTTAGAAGGAATGGTCAGAGACAAATTGGATTTCATGTTCAATTTGAGGGTGTTGTTACTGAGGTAGAAAGCCATGGTCCTGCATGGCAGGCTGGACTGAGGAAAGGAAGTCGTTTATTAGAG ATCTGTAAGATACCTGTGGCCACTCTGCTTTATGACCAGATGGCAGATTTGCTTCAAACTTCATTAATGGTATCTGTAACTGTGGTTCCTCCTCTTTCCAGTGGACTTCCTCGCAG GGGCTGTGGACTAAAGAACTGTCGTTACCTGACCATGGACATTGGggagaaaaatgaaaatgttggATGCACACCGAACCAGACATCCATTTTCACCCAGATTCAACCATTTATGCATCAAGAAAATCCGAGCAGTCAAATGAACAAGTCCACTA GTGTTTACTTTGATAGCCAATCTCTTgcccaaatcaaccaaccaactcgTGACCCTGGTCAGGAACTTCTTGCAGAATGTACAGGTGATCCCAAG gtCACTAACATCAATGATGGACTAGTGGAGCCACCTAGTAAAATAAGTGAACAACTGCAAGCTGTTGATTTGTGCTGTGAGGAGAGGTCACTTCCTCCATCAGTCTCTCTTCAGCCTTCAAAGAACAGTGCTTTCACTCAAGTGTTGTCGTGCCAGCCTCCACCACCACCACCTAAACCTCCCCGACTGCATGCTCCCATAGCTTTACCCAGTGATAAGAGAGGGACAGCAGGACTGTTCATGTCCCGCAGTGAGCTGTCCTTGTCTCAGATTGGATCTGCCCAACACTCGTACCCTTCTTCAGGATCTTCGGCTCTTCGAAGGAGAGGTGTATTGTCTGCTCTTGGCTTTGATGTTAAACCATCACAATCCCACGATTCTATATACGGGTCAG tttttgcaAATGAAGCTGGAAGGGAAAGTCCTGTTCCATTCAGCAGTCTTCCTTCACACTTCCAAGAAAAGGGCAGTGAAGATAGCTACTTATTGGTACCTTCATCTGTGGTAGAACCACCAAG GTTACGAAAAAGAGTTCGTTCTAACAAGATAAAGAAGCCTCCATGTGACGGTAGTTGGAACTATCAGAAGGATTTACTGAAGCTTATTGATCCAGATTCTCTAGAAGATAGTGGGTGTGAG GTAGTTGGCTCGGAGCCCTCATCTGGTCAGTCGGATTGTACGTCTACACCTTGTTCTTCATTGGAGCGTTGCAGAAATGCTCGTGACACTGAACATTTGTGTAGTAATCCTCCAGAGGATGAGTTGATAACAACCAGAGCTTGTGTGGCTCATGTTATTCCCACAACTTTAGTTTTGTCGACAGTTGACAAAGATTTATCTACTGAAAAAGAAAG ATATTCATCAGTTGATTCACATGAAAACCTTGTCAACACCTTACAAACTTCAGTTCCTCTGTCATCTTCTAAAGAGTTGGATTGGTCAAGTCTTGTACATGCAACCTCCATACGTACAGAAAGCAATA TAGTGAACTGTAAAGAAGACAGTGAAAG TGGTTCCCAGCAAATCTCTCAACTTCAAAAGAAAGTCAGAAAACTTGAAGAAGATCTGGTTAAG GAACAAAGTCAAACAGCCGTTCTGGAAAAACAGATGAAGCAGCTGCAACTTGAAAACCAAAGGCTTCATCAAGAATCCCAGCTTGTGGTTGCCAAACTTAATAAGATCAGTAAGATGGTTCTGCCTCCACAACAGTGTTTGTAA